One Longimicrobiales bacterium DNA window includes the following coding sequences:
- a CDS encoding RNA methyltransferase has translation MRKVGAVMALSQERSRLVRRLGTRKSRVREGLVVVEGVRAAREALMARMEVRFAVTTPRLGELTGGQDLADILGDSGAELVEVGDRDLSELSDTEHHQGVLLVVKQPVTDLSEVVQASRCLILDAIQDPGNVGTLVRAARGFAVDGVIALDGTVDVWSAKAVRASAGAVFTMPVVHARWEEVLPALSEEGVPVLVADSAGRSVREWRERQRFALAVGNEGAGVRPEILEAAAGVVSVPMPGATESLNVGMAGAVLLFELTQEYKG, from the coding sequence ATGCGGAAGGTTGGTGCAGTGATGGCGTTGAGCCAAGAGCGTAGCCGTTTGGTCCGTCGGTTAGGGACGCGGAAGAGCAGAGTCCGAGAGGGACTCGTTGTGGTCGAGGGCGTGCGAGCGGCCCGCGAGGCTTTGATGGCGCGTATGGAAGTGCGCTTCGCTGTGACGACCCCACGCCTCGGTGAGCTGACCGGGGGGCAGGATTTGGCCGATATCTTAGGTGACTCCGGCGCGGAGCTCGTCGAGGTCGGCGATCGTGATTTGAGTGAGTTGTCGGACACGGAGCATCATCAGGGGGTGCTGCTGGTCGTGAAACAACCGGTCACGGATCTCTCTGAAGTTGTGCAAGCTTCGCGTTGCTTGATACTCGACGCGATCCAGGACCCGGGGAACGTCGGCACCCTCGTTCGAGCGGCACGTGGTTTTGCCGTGGACGGGGTGATCGCGCTCGACGGCACTGTGGACGTCTGGAGTGCCAAGGCAGTAAGAGCTTCGGCGGGCGCTGTTTTCACCATGCCTGTGGTTCACGCGAGATGGGAAGAAGTGCTGCCGGCGCTGAGTGAGGAGGGCGTACCTGTCTTGGTCGCGGACAGTGCAGGACGAAGCGTGCGGGAATGGAGGGAGCGGCAACGATTCGCACTTGCGGTGGGAAATGAGGGAGCCGGTGTCAGGCCTGAGATCCTAGAAGCTGCTGCGGGGGTAGTATCGGTTCCCATGCCCGGCGCCACGGAGTCCCTTAACGTGGGGATGGCAGGAGCAGTCCTTCTTTTTGAGCTGACACAGGAGTACAAAGGGTGA